One window of Microcoleus vaginatus PCC 9802 genomic DNA carries:
- a CDS encoding serine/threonine protein kinase, giving the protein MSYCVNPKCQNPHNSNAAQFCLNCGFNLLLRQRYRPIELLGRGGFGKTFLAIDEDIPSLPRCAVKQFYFYDRDPKIFNKAVELFRQEGVRLDELGKHPQIPTLLACFEQEGHIYLVQEFIGGSTLKQELDKSVYDEEKIWQLLQDLLPVLQFIHDKRVIHRDIKPENIIRRQSDNKLVLIDFGIAKLLTDSAMLHPATLIGSQDYVAPEQMRGQVFPASDLYSLGVTCIRLMTQVPPLDMYDCNNERWWWREFLPKATSISDELGEILDKLLQTRLTQRYSFATEVLQDIQAALDIRHQNLLSPQKQIAPDLGNTDNSTDISALQAPDSSILPTNAVPNSAENLSLSVTSNTSNLDSTLISARGVDYTKLRDFLSHKKWKEADRETWGLMCQSLSQPPGTQLEISQIYQIPCQDLQTVDRLWLHYSQGRFGFSVQKQIYESVKGDYIRFCDRVNWQTYNSTTTLGQIKFNQQAPIGHLPSRSWVGGIQWLQHLDALSAKLTECDNNAACKL; this is encoded by the coding sequence ATGAGCTACTGTGTGAACCCTAAATGTCAAAATCCTCACAACTCCAACGCCGCACAATTTTGTTTAAACTGCGGCTTTAACCTGTTGCTGAGACAGCGATATCGCCCAATTGAACTTTTAGGTAGAGGCGGATTTGGTAAAACTTTCCTAGCAATTGATGAAGACATCCCATCTCTACCCCGCTGTGCAGTCAAGCAATTTTATTTTTACGACCGCGACCCCAAAATTTTTAACAAAGCCGTTGAATTATTTCGGCAAGAAGGCGTCCGTTTAGACGAACTCGGAAAACACCCGCAAATCCCTACATTATTAGCCTGCTTTGAACAAGAAGGTCATATTTATTTAGTTCAAGAGTTTATAGGGGGATCGACTCTTAAACAAGAATTAGACAAGAGTGTATACGATGAAGAGAAAATTTGGCAACTGCTGCAAGACTTATTGCCAGTGCTGCAATTTATCCATGACAAGCGCGTCATTCACCGCGACATCAAACCAGAAAATATTATCCGCCGCCAATCGGACAACAAACTCGTCTTGATCGATTTCGGCATTGCCAAATTGCTGACTGATTCAGCCATGCTTCATCCAGCAACGCTCATTGGCAGTCAAGATTATGTAGCTCCCGAACAAATGCGCGGCCAAGTATTTCCTGCTAGCGACCTGTACAGTTTAGGGGTTACTTGCATTCGTCTAATGACGCAAGTTCCTCCCTTGGATATGTACGACTGCAACAACGAGCGCTGGTGGTGGCGCGAGTTTCTCCCCAAAGCGACGAGTATTAGCGACGAGTTAGGCGAAATTTTAGATAAATTGTTGCAAACTCGTCTCACTCAGCGGTACAGTTTTGCTACGGAAGTTTTGCAAGATATCCAAGCAGCTTTAGATATTCGCCATCAAAATTTGCTTTCGCCCCAAAAACAGATCGCTCCTGATCTCGGTAATACCGACAACTCAACCGATATCAGCGCACTACAAGCTCCTGATTCTTCAATTTTACCCACCAATGCCGTCCCCAATTCGGCAGAAAATTTGTCCTTATCTGTTACTTCAAATACTTCAAATCTCGATTCAACCCTAATTTCTGCACGGGGAGTTGATTATACCAAACTGCGGGATTTTTTGTCTCACAAAAAGTGGAAAGAAGCCGATCGCGAAACTTGGGGCTTGATGTGTCAATCTCTTTCCCAGCCACCGGGAACTCAGCTAGAAATAAGCCAAATTTACCAGATCCCCTGCCAAGATTTGCAAACAGTCGATCGCCTGTGGCTGCACTACAGTCAAGGTCGGTTTGGCTTCAGCGTCCAAAAGCAGATTTACGAAAGCGTTAAGGGAGACTATATCAGATTTTGCGATCGGGTCAACTGGCAAACCTACAATTCTACTACTACTTTAGGGCAGATTAAATTTAATCAGCAAGCACCAATCGGACACCTCCCATCTCGCAGTTGGGTTGGTGGCATTCAGTGGCTGCAGCATCTCGATGCCCTGTCTGCAAAATTAACCGAGTGCGACAATAATGCCGCGTGTAAATTGTAG
- a CDS encoding DNA helicase, whose product MPSLVTEDWGYKFSGDRTINKFIRDIEGEAALGKYCDWECKERAEILMSEIAGKSHNLFYVRRQKVNERFSEEEIWELLLATDGDDFELPQLLQKADRTLRLLATVRCEDGIGGLKLLDAGLVAVPRGRKDGYALPVQLRLLANSRSPIPVKSIARVQQMPFWDHRHIPTTEQLKVWHTFLNVEKRIAEARQFCVFFRGHNYGSGFKIVTFEIDRNSATLDGYEENFLELGDFRERLKKARNEEIILFDSPPGSRSSRDGETLGSIAEIDFEHGKLRIKLDVDLGSRMAGGRYQLPKQGFLYFEAAGDISQIERKKKALKMLTDGRAQNPYLSEFLFDSSQARVPEKLIKLERKNLLNRNANDDQLAAVETVLSARDLILIQGPPGTGKTTVIAEICYQIARQGGKTLIASQANLAVDNALSRLVHNPAIRALRKGKAHKVQEEGQPFLEENAIGTWLQNTATDCEKKLSQRLTNVKSLRQLVAESERFTAYCAAERDLFNELKHLHDSKANIEEKCSQQAAAYEEALTKKSEIESLVRGLESLLDAPNVNWESPEVAEFMPRLKPYSEGNVLVENFMANVRIAASNAIQIGFDRPACGAFGIAVWLQETVAAQISEFKTAFDRADDVCHAMSAVAESLRVSRQMSEAVNQLELGDRQNQTHRHNLEQKIKNLELRKAEIAAVVVAVAQWIETADTGLYEVVKTCWETGAMLTDDMVELPAGLLKIARSLKLPIVPPKCKINLPDLDRLQKAISHEESAGCKDIKGQQFRFSEFLHLNLSQTPIVLSAGDRAQWQQLAKDFASYSQVSQSQRKFIIEKARTFLGSIQQFYSESLHPNHIQATFDRLVKELLHSILANARQCVVPLKTETEQQLIKQQQLLDKIGQTLNQQQISAAKLQVETAQQEANLKISEVTNLLQAVVQQPNAPEKLRILAEQYLAQKSNIWEQPQQFVKQVEAWKASTIQLEKSIADLDPFGVLETIKNTLDEHLSPLQIAAATSQQQLAELQTELSEITAQLQQQQPTAALLVERNWWESAWQSIPTQYQPEVPNTGLFTVAFLNKIKRLFKTWQRKLEQEETALNRSQNFVTDWIQKLRNPSEKDRNDLKQIYIDNANVIGITCVQAASFDFTKNFPSFDAVIIDEVSKCTPPELLIPALKGRKLVLVGDHRQLPPMFNQSTIDDIAEDIGCTGDELSFIKESLFKVLFENANDSIKKMLTTQYRMHPQIMGAINQFYQQKLNCGIQEADTKRAHNLAGRIIQENNHILWVKTPIGQGFEEEKQGTSRLNVKEIDAIESLCEQMEIAWRPKVADGEPPKEIGIITFYAAQLNAIKDRIEGERFPALSIRTGTVDIFQGMERPVIIVSTVCNNVRGDIGFAKEPERVNVAFSRAQELLIVVGCHDLFTQQTGTVGKMYQEVSKTVRHCGGFVDVSSVLN is encoded by the coding sequence ATGCCATCTTTAGTAACAGAAGATTGGGGATATAAATTTAGTGGCGATCGCACAATTAATAAGTTTATTCGGGATATAGAAGGAGAAGCGGCTTTAGGGAAATATTGCGATTGGGAATGCAAAGAACGTGCGGAAATTCTGATGTCGGAGATAGCTGGCAAATCCCACAATCTTTTCTACGTGCGTCGCCAAAAGGTAAATGAGAGATTTTCGGAAGAAGAAATCTGGGAATTGTTGCTTGCTACGGATGGAGATGATTTTGAATTACCTCAATTGTTGCAAAAAGCCGATCGCACTTTGCGGTTGTTAGCAACTGTACGCTGTGAAGACGGAATTGGCGGTTTAAAACTGCTGGATGCTGGTTTGGTCGCGGTTCCCAGAGGAAGGAAAGATGGGTATGCTTTGCCGGTTCAGTTGCGACTTTTGGCTAACAGTCGTTCGCCAATTCCTGTAAAGTCGATCGCCCGCGTCCAACAAATGCCATTTTGGGACCATAGACACATACCGACTACCGAACAGCTAAAAGTTTGGCACACTTTTTTAAATGTTGAAAAACGCATCGCGGAAGCGCGTCAATTTTGCGTTTTTTTCCGAGGGCACAATTACGGTTCCGGCTTCAAAATCGTCACTTTTGAAATCGATCGTAATTCCGCAACTCTTGACGGTTACGAGGAAAATTTCTTAGAATTGGGCGACTTTCGCGAAAGGCTAAAAAAGGCGCGAAATGAAGAAATTATTCTGTTTGATTCGCCGCCCGGAAGCAGAAGCAGCCGCGATGGCGAGACATTGGGTAGCATCGCTGAAATTGACTTTGAACATGGTAAGTTACGGATTAAGTTAGATGTTGATTTAGGATCTCGCATGGCGGGCGGCAGATATCAACTGCCCAAACAAGGATTCTTATATTTTGAGGCGGCGGGCGATATCAGTCAGATCGAACGCAAGAAGAAAGCTTTAAAAATGCTGACAGATGGCCGCGCTCAAAATCCCTATTTGAGTGAGTTTTTATTCGACTCCTCTCAGGCGAGAGTGCCCGAAAAACTGATTAAATTGGAGCGGAAAAACTTATTAAATCGCAATGCTAATGACGACCAACTTGCTGCCGTAGAAACGGTGCTTTCGGCGCGGGATTTAATTTTGATTCAAGGGCCGCCGGGAACGGGCAAAACGACTGTGATTGCGGAGATTTGCTATCAAATTGCCCGTCAGGGCGGGAAAACGCTCATTGCTTCGCAAGCAAATTTGGCTGTAGACAATGCTTTGAGTCGGTTAGTACACAATCCGGCGATTCGGGCTTTGCGGAAGGGAAAAGCTCATAAGGTGCAGGAAGAAGGGCAGCCGTTTTTAGAGGAAAATGCGATCGGCACTTGGCTGCAAAATACGGCGACTGACTGCGAAAAAAAGCTCTCGCAGCGCCTGACTAATGTCAAATCTTTGCGGCAGTTGGTGGCAGAATCCGAGCGATTTACCGCCTACTGTGCCGCAGAGAGAGATTTATTTAATGAACTAAAACACCTGCACGACAGTAAAGCAAATATTGAGGAAAAATGCAGTCAGCAAGCAGCAGCTTATGAAGAGGCTTTAACCAAAAAAAGCGAGATTGAATCCCTAGTTAGGGGGCTAGAAAGTTTGTTGGATGCGCCGAATGTTAACTGGGAATCTCCAGAAGTTGCTGAGTTTATGCCTCGACTAAAACCTTATTCAGAAGGCAATGTTTTAGTAGAAAACTTTATGGCAAATGTTCGCATTGCCGCCAGCAATGCTATTCAAATAGGCTTCGATCGCCCTGCTTGCGGCGCGTTTGGGATTGCGGTGTGGCTTCAGGAAACTGTAGCAGCGCAAATATCGGAATTTAAGACAGCATTCGATCGCGCTGATGATGTTTGTCACGCTATGTCGGCGGTTGCGGAGTCGTTGCGGGTGTCGCGGCAGATGTCTGAGGCTGTGAATCAACTCGAATTGGGCGATCGGCAAAATCAGACACATCGCCACAATCTCGAACAGAAAATCAAGAATTTGGAACTGCGAAAAGCTGAAATTGCAGCCGTTGTCGTCGCCGTTGCACAGTGGATTGAGACGGCAGATACGGGGCTCTATGAAGTCGTGAAAACTTGCTGGGAAACGGGCGCAATGCTCACGGATGATATGGTAGAATTGCCCGCAGGATTGCTGAAAATTGCCCGATCGCTCAAATTGCCGATCGTGCCGCCCAAATGCAAAATCAATTTGCCCGATTTGGATCGGTTGCAAAAGGCGATATCCCACGAAGAAAGCGCAGGTTGTAAGGACATAAAAGGGCAACAGTTCCGGTTTAGCGAGTTTCTGCACCTAAATTTGAGTCAAACGCCGATCGTGCTCTCTGCGGGCGATCGCGCACAGTGGCAGCAACTCGCTAAAGACTTCGCCAGCTACTCCCAAGTCAGCCAAAGTCAGCGCAAATTTATCATCGAAAAAGCTCGCACTTTCTTAGGTAGCATTCAACAATTTTATAGTGAATCCTTGCACCCAAATCATATCCAGGCTACCTTCGATCGCCTAGTCAAAGAATTGCTACACAGTATCCTCGCAAATGCGCGTCAGTGTGTGGTTCCCCTGAAAACCGAAACCGAACAGCAGCTTATCAAACAGCAACAATTATTAGATAAAATCGGTCAAACCTTAAACCAGCAGCAAATATCCGCCGCTAAACTTCAGGTAGAAACAGCGCAGCAAGAGGCAAACTTAAAAATTAGCGAAGTTACTAATTTGTTGCAAGCAGTTGTCCAACAGCCAAACGCCCCTGAAAAGTTGCGGATTTTAGCCGAACAATATCTCGCCCAAAAATCGAATATTTGGGAGCAACCGCAGCAGTTTGTCAAGCAAGTTGAGGCTTGGAAAGCAAGCACGATTCAGCTTGAAAAATCCATTGCGGATCTAGACCCTTTTGGGGTTTTGGAGACCATCAAAAACACTCTTGACGAGCATTTATCCCCGCTGCAAATTGCGGCTGCAACTTCGCAGCAGCAACTCGCCGAACTTCAAACCGAATTGAGCGAAATTACCGCTCAACTGCAACAGCAGCAACCAACAGCAGCATTACTTGTTGAGAGAAATTGGTGGGAGTCAGCATGGCAAAGTATCCCGACTCAATATCAGCCAGAAGTTCCGAATACAGGATTATTCACCGTAGCTTTTTTAAACAAAATTAAGCGTTTATTCAAAACTTGGCAGCGGAAATTAGAACAAGAAGAAACAGCCCTAAATCGTTCTCAAAACTTTGTGACAGATTGGATTCAAAAACTTCGCAATCCCTCAGAAAAAGACCGAAACGATTTAAAGCAAATTTATATTGACAATGCCAACGTGATCGGCATTACTTGCGTGCAAGCTGCTAGCTTCGATTTTACTAAAAACTTTCCCAGCTTTGATGCAGTCATCATTGACGAAGTTAGCAAATGCACTCCCCCAGAGTTATTAATTCCCGCTTTGAAAGGCAGAAAGTTAGTATTAGTGGGCGATCACAGGCAATTGCCGCCGATGTTTAATCAAAGTACGATCGACGATATTGCCGAAGACATCGGCTGTACCGGAGACGAACTTAGCTTTATCAAAGAATCTTTGTTCAAAGTTTTGTTTGAAAATGCCAACGACAGCATCAAAAAAATGCTGACAACTCAGTATCGAATGCACCCGCAAATCATGGGTGCAATCAATCAGTTTTACCAGCAAAAACTCAACTGTGGCATTCAGGAAGCTGACACCAAGCGCGCCCACAACCTCGCAGGTAGAATCATTCAAGAAAATAATCACATTCTGTGGGTGAAAACGCCCATCGGACAAGGATTTGAAGAGGAAAAACAGGGTACTTCGCGGTTGAATGTCAAGGAGATTGATGCGATCGAGAGTTTGTGCGAACAAATGGAGATAGCTTGGCGGCCCAAAGTTGCCGACGGTGAACCACCGAAAGAAATCGGAATTATCACTTTTTATGCTGCTCAATTAAATGCAATTAAAGACAGAATCGAAGGCGAAAGATTTCCTGCTTTGAGCATCCGCACTGGTACAGTTGACATATTTCAAGGCATGGAAAGACCTGTAATTATTGTCAGCACCGTGTGCAATAATGTTAGGGGCGATATTGGATTTGCTAAGGAACCGGAACGGGTGAATGTGGCATTTTCCCGGGCTCAAGAATTGCTGATTGTTGTCGGCTGCCACGATTTATTTACCCAACAAACAGGTACAGTGGGAAAAATGTATCAGGAAGTTTCAAAAACGGTGCGTCACTGCGGAGGTTTTGTAGATGTTTCTAGCGTCCTCAACTAA
- a CDS encoding ribose-phosphate pyrophosphokinase, translated as MIRSATLPLPLPEPPVSAHDRLRLFSGSANVPLAQEVARYLGIDLGPMVRKRFADGELYVQIQESIRGCDVYLIQPTCCPVNDRLMELLIMIDACRRASARQITAVIPYYGYARADRKTAGRESITAKLVANLITEAGAGRILAMDLHSAQIQGYFDIPFDHVYGSPVLLDYLASKQLTDIVVVSPDVGGVARARAFAKKLGDAPLAIIDKRRQAHNVAEVMNLIGDVRGKTAVLVDDMIDTAGTISEGARLLRREGARQVYACATHAVFSPPAIERLSSGVLEEVIVTNTIPVPEENRFKQLTVLSVANLLGETIWRIHEDSSVSSMFR; from the coding sequence GTGATCCGTTCTGCTACTTTACCGCTTCCGCTTCCCGAGCCGCCGGTTTCCGCTCATGACCGTCTGCGGCTGTTCTCCGGTTCTGCTAATGTTCCCCTCGCCCAAGAGGTGGCTCGCTATCTGGGGATAGATTTGGGGCCGATGGTTCGCAAGCGGTTTGCTGATGGGGAACTCTACGTTCAAATTCAAGAATCGATTCGGGGTTGCGATGTTTACTTGATTCAGCCAACTTGCTGTCCGGTAAACGATCGCCTCATGGAATTGTTAATTATGATCGATGCTTGTCGCCGCGCTTCGGCCAGACAAATTACTGCCGTCATCCCCTATTACGGATATGCTAGGGCTGACCGCAAAACGGCCGGAAGAGAGTCGATTACTGCAAAATTAGTGGCTAATTTGATTACGGAAGCTGGGGCCGGTCGCATTTTGGCGATGGATTTGCACTCGGCTCAGATTCAAGGTTATTTTGACATTCCTTTCGATCACGTTTACGGTTCGCCGGTGCTTTTGGATTATCTGGCGAGCAAGCAATTGACGGATATTGTTGTGGTTTCGCCGGATGTTGGCGGAGTCGCTAGGGCGAGAGCTTTTGCCAAAAAGCTTGGCGATGCTCCCCTGGCAATTATTGACAAGCGCCGCCAAGCTCACAACGTGGCAGAAGTGATGAATCTTATCGGTGATGTCAGGGGCAAAACTGCGGTGTTGGTAGACGACATGATCGATACTGCCGGCACGATTTCTGAAGGTGCGAGATTGTTGCGCCGCGAGGGTGCGAGGCAGGTTTATGCTTGTGCTACTCATGCGGTGTTTTCGCCTCCGGCGATCGAGCGTTTGTCTAGCGGGGTGTTGGAAGAGGTAATTGTTACGAATACAATTCCTGTGCCGGAAGAGAACCGTTTTAAGCAGTTGACGGTGCTTTCGGTAGCCAATTTGCTCGGAGAAACTATTTGGCGGATTCACGAAGATAGTTCTGTTAGCAGTATGTTCCGCTAG
- a CDS encoding GatB/YqeY domain-containing protein: MSLRERIDEEIKAAMKSKDKVRLETVRGIKKFILEKEVSLRPSGQETLTEAQEMEILMQIAKQRRDSIEQYRKGGREDLVAQEEAELAIVEEYLPPQMSDEEVSQVVDEVIASVGATSAKDMGKVMGKAMQQLKGKADGNRIQDMVKAKLNS; the protein is encoded by the coding sequence ATGAGCTTAAGAGAACGCATTGACGAAGAAATCAAAGCAGCCATGAAGTCCAAGGACAAAGTTCGCTTGGAAACAGTTCGTGGCATCAAGAAATTTATTCTCGAAAAAGAAGTCAGCCTTCGTCCCTCCGGCCAAGAGACGCTGACAGAAGCTCAAGAAATGGAAATTTTGATGCAAATAGCCAAACAGCGCCGGGATTCGATCGAACAATACCGCAAAGGTGGCCGCGAAGATTTAGTGGCACAAGAGGAGGCGGAGTTGGCAATTGTTGAAGAGTATTTGCCGCCGCAGATGTCAGACGAAGAGGTGAGTCAAGTCGTTGACGAAGTGATTGCTTCGGTTGGCGCTACTTCTGCAAAAGATATGGGCAAGGTGATGGGCAAGGCAATGCAGCAGCTTAAGGGCAAAGCAGACGGTAACAGAATTCAAGACATGGTGAAAGCAAAGCTTAACAGCTAG
- a CDS encoding serine/threonine protein kinase yields the protein MQPPIAIGTLLQNRYRLVNILGQGGFGRTYLVEDLGRFQERCALKELIPVQSGPYVLEKSKELFQREAAILYQIGHPQIPQFRAIFEENQRLFLVQDYVEGMTYRELLLDRTSNGRSFTEAEVLVFIRQMLPILAHIHARGIIHRDISPENIIRRENDQMPVLIDFGVVKELATKVQSPEGTAQATTVGKIGYAPMEQLQSGRATASSDLYALAVTAIVLLTGKEPQELLDQTTLQWNWQQRVQVSTGLALVLNRMLSRSPGDRYQSVSEVAQALDAQTNPKPSQPTVPPAPPAVVPTNPSLIATVAVGRPPEPAARSSPPPNQPAARSSPPPNQPDPLSEPAGDTFWDNPIAAIGLLAGLVILTGFGSWALVGSFLNNSRPKPTPTPPALTNPTPTLTPIPNPLPLPTPTPQPLVTPTPQPLPEPSPEPLPEPSPEPLPEPSPEPLPEPSPEPLPEPSPEPLPEPSPEPSPAPTPTPKPTPAPTPAPKPTPKPTPAPTPAPKPTPAPSPTPAPTPEPAPTPAPSPEPAPTPAPSPEPAPTPAPSPEPEPEPAPEPEPAPTPAPSPEL from the coding sequence ATGCAGCCACCTATTGCTATTGGAACTCTCCTACAAAACCGCTACCGCTTGGTGAATATTTTAGGTCAAGGGGGATTTGGCCGGACTTATTTAGTAGAAGATTTGGGACGGTTTCAAGAACGCTGCGCCCTGAAGGAATTGATTCCGGTGCAAAGCGGGCCTTACGTTTTGGAAAAATCGAAGGAATTGTTTCAAAGAGAGGCGGCAATACTTTACCAAATTGGGCACCCACAAATTCCCCAGTTTCGGGCAATATTTGAAGAGAACCAGCGTTTGTTTTTAGTGCAGGATTACGTGGAAGGGATGACTTACCGCGAACTGCTGCTCGATCGAACTTCAAATGGTCGCAGCTTCACTGAAGCCGAAGTCTTGGTATTTATCCGGCAAATGCTGCCGATACTCGCTCACATCCACGCCCGCGGCATCATCCACCGCGACATCTCCCCAGAAAATATAATTCGGCGGGAAAACGACCAAATGCCGGTGCTGATTGACTTTGGAGTGGTGAAGGAACTCGCCACCAAAGTCCAGTCTCCCGAAGGAACAGCCCAGGCGACAACTGTCGGTAAAATCGGCTACGCACCGATGGAACAGTTGCAAAGCGGGCGGGCCACTGCCAGCAGCGACCTCTACGCTTTAGCTGTAACGGCGATCGTCCTGCTGACAGGCAAAGAACCGCAGGAATTGCTCGATCAAACAACGCTGCAGTGGAATTGGCAGCAGCGAGTGCAGGTGAGCACGGGTTTGGCTTTGGTGCTGAATCGGATGTTGAGTCGCTCTCCGGGCGATCGATATCAATCTGTCAGCGAAGTCGCCCAAGCACTCGACGCCCAAACTAATCCTAAGCCTAGCCAGCCAACTGTACCGCCCGCGCCGCCAGCAGTGGTGCCGACAAACCCTTCGCTAATAGCAACGGTGGCCGTGGGCCGGCCGCCAGAGCCAGCCGCCCGGAGTTCCCCCCCGCCAAACCAGCCAGCCGCCCGGAGCTCCCCCCCGCCAAACCAGCCAGACCCGTTAAGTGAGCCTGCTGGCGACACTTTTTGGGACAATCCCATCGCTGCGATCGGACTGCTGGCGGGCTTAGTAATCTTGACTGGCTTCGGTTCCTGGGCCTTAGTAGGCTCATTTCTCAACAATTCGCGCCCAAAACCCACTCCGACGCCGCCAGCACTTACAAATCCGACGCCGACACTAACTCCGATACCCAACCCGCTACCTTTGCCAACCCCAACCCCGCAACCTTTGGTAACCCCAACCCCGCAACCTTTGCCGGAACCCAGCCCAGAACCTTTGCCGGAACCCAGCCCAGAACCTTTGCCAGAACCCAGCCCAGAGCCTTTGCCGGAACCCAGCCCAGAACCTTTGCCGGAACCCAGCCCAGAACCTTTGCCGGAGCCCAGCCCAGAACCCAGCCCAGCGCCAACTCCGACACCAAAACCGACGCCCGCGCCGACTCCAGCGCCCAAACCGACGCCCAAACCGACGCCCGCACCAACTCCCGCACCCAAACCGACGCCCGCGCCGTCGCCAACACCAGCACCGACACCGGAACCGGCCCCAACACCCGCACCATCGCCGGAACCGGCCCCAACACCCGCACCGTCACCGGAACCGGCCCCAACTCCTGCACCGTCGCCGGAACCGGAACCGGAACCCGCGCCGGAACCCGAACCAGCACCAACACCCGCACCATCGCCAGAACTCTAA
- the bioD gene encoding ATP-dependent dethiobiotin synthetase BioD has product MNSLLIAGTDTDAGKTVLTSALAAYWQMYFPDRSLGIMKLLQTGTGDRELYTRLFSLDQSPEELNPLHFDAPLAPPIAAEREGRHIELEKVWTAWQSLSQRKDFVLVEALGGLGSPVTRELTVADIARDWRLRGVLVVPVRLGAIGQAVANVALARHTGFKLRGIVLNCVKAYSEQEIADLASVDLIQSLTQIPVLGILPHLDDPTDLAKLAKIASDLDLERLLPGVNLVAQTSK; this is encoded by the coding sequence ATGAACTCGCTGCTAATTGCTGGAACTGATACCGACGCGGGCAAAACTGTTTTGACCAGCGCTCTGGCTGCTTATTGGCAAATGTATTTTCCCGATCGCAGTTTGGGAATTATGAAGCTGTTGCAAACGGGAACGGGCGATCGCGAACTCTACACCCGTTTGTTTTCCCTCGACCAATCCCCCGAAGAACTCAATCCGCTGCACTTTGATGCGCCTCTAGCACCGCCGATTGCTGCGGAACGGGAGGGGAGACATATCGAACTCGAAAAGGTCTGGACGGCTTGGCAAAGCCTCTCGCAGCGCAAGGATTTTGTGTTGGTGGAAGCTTTGGGAGGATTGGGCTCGCCTGTAACGCGGGAACTGACGGTGGCCGATATTGCCAGGGATTGGCGGCTGAGAGGGGTTTTGGTAGTACCTGTGAGGTTGGGCGCGATCGGGCAAGCTGTGGCGAATGTTGCTCTCGCCAGACACACTGGTTTTAAGCTGAGAGGAATTGTGCTCAATTGCGTTAAAGCTTATTCGGAACAAGAAATTGCCGATCTAGCGTCCGTTGATTTGATCCAGTCACTGACTCAAATACCTGTGTTGGGTATTTTGCCGCATTTAGATGACCCGACTGACCTTGCTAAATTAGCTAAAATTGCTTCAGATTTAGATTTAGAGCGGTTACTGCCAGGGGTTAATTTAGTTGCTCAGACTTCTAAATAA
- a CDS encoding amidohydrolase gives MVSTLPNLTSVDLSQLRLEIRNLQPQLVEWRRLLHQKPELSFDENLTAQFVSQKLQEWGIDHETNIAKTGIVATIDSGKPGRVLAIRADMDALPIQEENEVDYRSQHDGIMHACGHDGHTAIALGTVCYLAKHKHSFSGKVKFIFQPAEEGPGGAKPMIEAGVLKNPDVDAIVGLHLWNNLPLGTVGVRSGALMAAVEVFDCTIFGKGGHGAMPHQTVDSIVVTAQIVSALQAIVARNIDPIDSAVVSVGKFHAGHTHNVIADTAQIGGTVRYFNPAYQGYFAKRIEQLIAGICQSHGANYQLDYCALYPPVINDSRIAELVRSVAESVVETPAGIVPECQTMGGEDMSFFLQEVPGCYFFLGSANPEKNLAYPHHHPRFDFDETALGMGVEMFVRCVENFCAM, from the coding sequence ATGGTTTCTACTTTACCGAATTTAACCTCTGTCGATTTATCTCAATTGCGGCTGGAGATTAGAAATTTGCAGCCTCAGCTAGTCGAATGGCGTCGCCTTTTGCACCAAAAGCCGGAGTTGAGTTTTGATGAAAATTTAACGGCGCAGTTTGTATCGCAAAAGTTGCAGGAATGGGGCATAGATCATGAAACTAATATTGCTAAAACTGGTATTGTCGCAACTATAGACAGTGGCAAACCGGGACGGGTTTTGGCAATTCGAGCTGATATGGATGCTTTGCCTATTCAAGAAGAAAATGAGGTGGATTATCGATCGCAGCATGATGGAATTATGCACGCTTGCGGCCACGACGGCCACACTGCGATCGCCCTCGGTACTGTCTGTTATCTGGCCAAGCACAAACACAGCTTTTCGGGTAAGGTAAAATTTATCTTTCAGCCCGCTGAAGAAGGGCCAGGCGGCGCAAAACCGATGATTGAAGCGGGAGTTTTGAAGAATCCTGATGTTGATGCGATCGTCGGCTTGCATTTGTGGAACAATCTACCTTTGGGCACTGTAGGCGTCCGCAGCGGCGCTTTGATGGCGGCTGTCGAAGTTTTTGACTGCACGATTTTTGGCAAAGGTGGACACGGCGCAATGCCACATCAGACTGTGGACTCGATCGTAGTTACAGCCCAAATTGTCAGCGCTTTGCAGGCAATTGTCGCGCGGAACATTGACCCGATCGACTCAGCGGTAGTAAGTGTTGGCAAATTCCACGCAGGCCACACCCACAACGTCATTGCCGATACCGCTCAAATCGGTGGCACGGTGCGCTATTTCAACCCAGCATATCAAGGTTATTTTGCCAAGCGAATCGAGCAATTAATTGCCGGAATTTGTCAGAGTCACGGGGCAAATTACCAATTAGATTATTGTGCCCTTTATCCGCCAGTTATTAATGATTCGAGAATAGCTGAATTGGTACGCAGCGTAGCAGAATCTGTGGTAGAAACTCCTGCGGGAATCGTTCCCGAATGCCAAACAATGGGCGGCGAGGATATGTCGTTCTTTTTGCAAGAAGTCCCAGGTTGCTATTTCTTCTTGGGTTCAGCAAATCCAGAGAAAAACTTAGCTTACCCGCACCATCACCCGCGTTTTGATTTTGATGAAACTGCGTTGGGGATGGGTGTAGAAATGTTTGTGCGGTGTGTCGAAAATTTTTGTGCGATGTAA